One window of Cucurbita pepo subsp. pepo cultivar mu-cu-16 chromosome LG19, ASM280686v2, whole genome shotgun sequence genomic DNA carries:
- the LOC111781937 gene encoding uncharacterized protein LOC111781937 produces MRRNSWSAFFCKRKKAKTSGGAWPASGGDTADGGSEMGSRERKKAATSSSMNHEKPTEFDASTSSSAVVNVESLARGFLISVYLEKNSPGLLIRILEAFEKLGLEVLDANVSCSDCFQLQAVGEENEDTKIVKPQVVKKAVKQAIKEWSESNAQT; encoded by the exons ATGAGGAGGAACTCGTGGTCTGCATTTTTTTGcaagagaaagaaagcaaaaaccTCTGGTGGCGCGTGGCCGGCGAGTGGAGGAGACACGGCGGACGGCGGCTCTGAAATGGGTTCGAGAGAGCGAAAGAAAGCAGCAACATCTTCCTCAATGAATCATGAGAAGCCCACAGAATTTGATGCATCCACAAGCTCTAGTGCT GTGGTGAATGTCGAGAGTTTAGCGAGAGGATTCCTCATAAGCGTATATTTGGAAAAGAATTCGCCCGGATTGTTAATTCGGATTCTAGAAGCCTTCGAAAAATTGGGACTCGAAGTCCTCGATGCTAACGTGTCTTGTTCCGATTGTTTCCAACTCCAAGCAGTCGGGGAAGAG AATGAAGACACAAAAATCGTAAAGCCCCAAGTGGTGAAAAAAGCAGTAAAGCAAGCAATCAAGGAATGGAGTGAAAGTAATGCGCAGACATGA
- the LOC111781040 gene encoding uncharacterized protein LOC111781040, with protein MSLIRTVPASLPPRSNLLRRLLFAESRLLQFQRMDSFGSSALPDSSCYGSSCGGNEECLHNRDHNSNVIMIGEIPVNLNRKGNEQESLSRLSVGKCDDFKLRSDQKRIPANIPSSYHDDEFPPVPRQNTKRRSRIDLGSERRLKNSTSSSQMERNEPFSFNKHRSADIGSKNSLATANLPPIESFDICFPERRGKSKPRYSWQSKDRDTMKVMEHADEATNGIVMRPGMVLLKHYIPLHEQVNIVKTIQKLGLGPGGFYQPGYKDGAKLRLQMMCLGLDWDPQTRKYARKRVADGNKPPDLPPEFAILVGKALNDAHALIKNNGDTNNIEDILPTMSPDICIVNFYSTSGRLGLHQDRDESRESLVSGLPVVSFSLGNSAEFLYGDQRDVDKAGKIILESGDVLIFGGESRHIFHGVSSIIPKSTPKFLLDHTGLRPGRLNLTFRKY; from the exons ATGTCGTTGATCCGAACAGTCCCCGCCTCGCTACCACCGCGGTCGAATCTTCTTCGTCGGCTTTTGTTCGCCGAGTCTCGATTGCTTCAGTTTCAGCGGATGGATTCATTTGGCAGTTCG GCGTTACCTGATTCATCATGTTATGGTAGTTCTTGTGGCGGCAATGAGGAATGTTTGCATAATAGAGATCATAATTCGAATGTGATAATGATAGGAGAGATTCCTGTGAATCTAAATCGTAAAGGAAATGAACAGGAATCCTTGTCTCGGTTGTCTGTTGGTAAATGTGATGATTTCAAGTTGAGAAGCGATCAAAAAAGGATTCCTGCTAATATACCGAGTTCATACCATGATGATGAGTTTCCTCCTGTTCCTAGACAAAATACCAAAAGGAGAAGCCGGATAGATTTAGGATCGGAAAGAAGGTTGAAGAACAGTACAAGCTCATCACAAATGGAGAGGAATGAACCATTTAGTTTCAATAAACATCGGTCTGCGGATATTGGTTCCAAAAATTCTCTTGCCACTGCCAATTTGCCTCCCATTGAATCTTTCGATATATGCTTTCCTGAAAGAAGAGGTAAATCAAAACCCAGATATTCTTGGCAGTCTAAGGATAGGGACACTATGAAAGTAATGGAGCATGCTGATGaagctacaaatggtattgtGATGAGACCTGGAATGGTTTTACTGAAGCATTACATTCCTCTACATGAACAG GTTAATATTGTGAAAACTATTCAAAAACTTGGTCTTGGCCCAGGGGGATTTTACCAGCCTGGTTATAAAGATGGTGCAAAACTCCGGCTTCAGATGATGTGTCTTGGATTGGACTGGGATCCTCAGACGAGGAAATATGCTCGTAAACGGGTTGCTGATGGTAATAAACCTCCAGATTTACCTCCTGAATTTGCAATTCTGGTTGGGAAAGCACTTAACGATGCACATGCCTTGATCAAGAACAATGGCGACACGAATAACATAGAAGACATACTTCCAACAATGTCTCCTGACATATGCATTGTGAATTTCTACTCAACGAGTGGAAGACTGGGTCTGCATCAG GATCGTGATGAAAGCAGAGAGAGTCTCGTCAGCGGACTACCtgttgtttccttttctttgggCAATTCAGCAGAGTTCTTGTATGGAGATCAAAGAGATGTCGATAAAGCAGGGAAGATTATACTGGAATCAGGTGATGTTCTAATTTTTGGTGGAGAATCTAGGCATATATTTCATGGAGTATCTTCAATCATACCTAAATCGACGCCTAAGTTTCTGCTTGATCATACTGGTCTTCGTCCTGGGCGTCTAAATCTTACATTTAGAAAGTACTAG